The Rhipicephalus sanguineus isolate Rsan-2018 chromosome 7, BIME_Rsan_1.4, whole genome shotgun sequence genome includes a window with the following:
- the LOC119399750 gene encoding thymidine kinase, cytosolic, which produces MLVIGSCDLPVTHEPRGQIQLIIGPMFSGKTTELMRRLKRYEVANHRCLIVKYAGDTRYDEENISTHDRQAMAAVKATTLSNLKSASSDFRVIGIDEGQFFPDIVEFAEYMADAGKVVVIAALDGTYQRQGFPSILTLVPLSESVIKLSAVCMICYAEAAYTKRRGQEKEVEVIGGADKYMAVCRTCYSQDDDMPPKEC; this is translated from the exons ATGCTTGTCATAGGATCCTGCGATTTGCCGGTCACCCACGAACCGAGGGGCCAAATTCAG CTGATCATTGGCCCCATGTTCTCGGGCAAAAC gACCGAACTTATGCGGAGACTGAAACGCTACGAGGTTGCAAACCACAGGTGCCTGATAGTCAAGTACGCGGGCGATACCCGTTATGACGAGGAGAATATAAGTACGCACGATAG GCAAGCCATGGCTGCTGTGAAAGCAACCACACTGTCAAACCTCAAATCCGCGTCATCTGACTTCAGGGTCATTGGCATTGACGAAGGACAGTTT TTTCCCGACATAGTGGAGTTTGCTGAATACATGGCAGATGCTGGAAAGGTGGTAGTCATTGCAGCCTTGGATGGGACGTATCAGCGCCAG GGCTTCCCCAGCATCCTCACGCTTGTGCCGCTGTCAGAAAGCGTCATAAAACTTTCTGCTGTCTGCATGATATGCTATGCTGAGGCAGCCTATACAAAACGTCGAGGACAGGAAAAAGAG GTGGAAGTCATCGGAGGTGCTGACAAGTACATGGCTGTCTGCCGAACTTGCTATTCTCAGGATGATGACATGCCTCCGAAAGAATGCTAA
- the LOC119399751 gene encoding LOW QUALITY PROTEIN: sorting nexin-8-like (The sequence of the model RefSeq protein was modified relative to this genomic sequence to represent the inferred CDS: deleted 1 base in 1 codon) encodes MSVDLSVGAVPILYKEVHSLLNPNDRNEIDRELFSRLLASTNLPKATIDQVWEYAGAKQGPVTPTSLYRSLALVAIAQQGRQLDEKTLLNLEVLPNPSLPSPAELREKLGLTGRKMMSLDLKSGGSDPRILNTSYAQMVAQDTIRVALVPEKKGIILKHVVYEVSSQRYQSRVERRYNDFVTLFDILVQRFPYRAVPQLPPKRAMADSHFIEERRRALRRFLTLVARHPVLGFDKAVNIFLTFSGTDVQARLKEYCKNVPDEFLTSEVARRSDELVSSDTTVQFAMAREQLRQVYICLSQLREATQRMVDRSKMAAVDILVVSKEFATLSNISKLESDWATGGNDAWNIVQKALRSLQGLLVPIHEAHSEQSLHEEEEVLEELNLFLDLLVAYKALCDRHESGVVLGHHKAINRMVKKSSNSFGAVDPMKQAQELEHRTQFSLHCVHLESQMVYAHMEALGGITRALVRIQANGHAKLGALWSSMAPAVATMVPNAGTQVPQ; translated from the exons GTGTGGGAATATGCCGGTGCCAAGCAGGGTCCTGTGACCCCAACAAGCCTGTACAGAAGCCTTGCACTTGTAGCAATAGCACAGCAAGGCAGGCAGCTGGATGAGAAGACGCTGCTAAATCTTGAAG TGTTGCCAAATCCGTCGCTGCCGAGTCCGGCTGAGCTTCGTGAGAAGCTCGGGCTGACTGGGCGCAAGATGATGAGCCTGGACCTGAAGTCCGGTGGCTCGGATCCGCGCATCCTCAACACCAGCTATGCGCAAATGGTGGCGCAGGACACCATCCGCGTTGCCTTGGTTCCCGAGAAGAAAGGCATCATCCTCAAGCACGTCGTCTACGAGGTTTCTAGTCAG AGGTACCAGTCGCGTGTGGAGCGGCGGTACAATGACTTCGTGACGCTGTTTGACATCCTGGTGCAACGGTTCCCCTACCGAGCGGTACCGCAGCTGCCACCCAAGCGGGCAATGG CCGACTCGCACTTTATCGAGGAGCGGAGGCGGGCTCTCAGGCGTTTCCTCACGCTTGTAGCGAGGCAT CCTGTCCTGGGCTTCGACAAAGCAGTCAACATATTCCTGACATTTAGTGGCACG GATGTTCAAGCACGGCTCAAGGAGTATTGTAAGAATGTGCCAGATGAGTTCCTTACCAGTGAGGTCGCACGTAGGTCGGAC GAGCTGGTGTCCAGCGACACGACGGTGCAGTTTGCCATGGCACGGGAGCAGCTGCGACAGGTGTACATCTGCCTCAGCCAGCTACGCGAGGCCACACAGCGCATGGTCGATCGGTCCAAGATGGCCGCCGTGGACATCCTTGTTGTCAGCAAGGAGTTTGC GACGTTGAGCAACATATCCAAGCTGGAGTCCGATTGGGCGACGGGTGGAAACGATGCCTGGAATATTGTGCAGAAGGCATTGCGATCCTTACAGGGCCTTCTTGTGCCAATTCACGAAGCTCACTCTGAACAG TCTCTTCATGAAGAGGAGGAAGTTCTAGAAGAGCTAAACTTATTCCTGGACCTTCTAGTTGCTTACAAG GCGTTATGTGATCGTCACGAAAGCGGTGTTGTCCTTGGCCACCACAAGGCCATCAATAGAATGGTGAAGAAGTCCTCCAACTCGTTTGGCGCT GTGGATCCGATGAAGCAGGCGCAGGAGCTTGAACACAGGACGCAGTTCTCTCTGCACTGCGTCCACCTGGAGAGCCAGATGGTGTATGCCCACATGGAGGCGCTGGGCGGCATCACTCGTGCCTTGGTGCGCATACAGGCTAATGGCCACGCCAAG CTGGGAGCCCTGTGGAGCAGTATGGCGCCTGCTGTGGCAACCATGGTCCCAAACGCAGGAACACAAGTGCCGCAGTGA